Proteins encoded by one window of Thalassoroseus pseudoceratinae:
- a CDS encoding redoxin domain-containing protein: MSTRTIGLGTLAFLAALGACFAPRLYAAEKDNSARQSRIGRQVEPWVLSDFRGKDHALKDFDEKFLVVAFIGTECPLAKLYAPRLVELEKEYADRGVGFLAINPNTQDSLTEIAAHARKHQLSFPVLKDVGNRVADQMGAIRTPEVFVLDSDRRIRYVGRIDDQYDIGVAHEKPRHRFLANALDDLLADQEVATAEVETVGCFIGRIQSPKADAKVTWSNQISRIFQKRCVECHRKGEIAPFALTEYEEVVGWADMILEVVGDRRMPPWHANPKYGHFLNDRSMTKTEEDLIFQWVQDGAPEGDPSQLPEPISDPVAGWQLPQKPDLVIPMDDKPFAVPASGEVKYKYFRVDPEFTEDKWIRMAEVVPGNRAVVHHVLVLVRPPREARSNPIAQSEWLVGYVPGLRAKPYPDGMAKLIPAGSEFIFQVHYTPNGSPQEDLSRVGLVFADPEDVTHAIVTTKAAYKNLDIPPHADNHRVEAKSKSVPIDVQLLGFMPHMHLRGKSFSYEAIYPDGQTEILLDVPEYDFNWQTAYRIEKPPTLPAGTKMHCVAHFDNSDKNLANPDPTKNVGWGDQTWEEMMIGYFDVAIAVDAKTLKVKSDAPKFGALLKELVRRIDSNENGVIDRSEVKKEHVLLFNRFDKNKDDKLSPDELLLLGRFLQNRE, from the coding sequence ATGTCGACACGCACCATTGGTCTGGGCACTTTAGCCTTTCTGGCTGCACTTGGAGCTTGCTTCGCACCTCGACTTTATGCAGCAGAAAAAGACAACTCAGCTCGGCAATCGCGGATCGGCCGACAGGTCGAACCGTGGGTTCTGTCGGACTTTCGTGGCAAAGATCATGCGTTGAAGGATTTCGACGAGAAATTCTTGGTGGTGGCGTTTATTGGAACGGAATGCCCATTGGCCAAACTCTACGCACCGAGATTGGTCGAACTGGAAAAGGAATACGCGGATCGTGGTGTCGGTTTCTTGGCGATCAATCCGAACACGCAAGATTCCTTGACCGAAATCGCCGCTCATGCACGAAAGCACCAGTTGTCGTTTCCTGTGCTGAAGGACGTCGGAAATCGCGTCGCCGACCAAATGGGAGCGATTCGCACGCCTGAGGTCTTCGTGTTGGATTCCGATCGTCGGATTCGGTACGTCGGGCGGATTGACGATCAGTATGACATTGGTGTCGCACACGAGAAACCGCGTCATCGGTTCTTGGCCAATGCCCTGGACGATCTGTTAGCCGATCAGGAAGTCGCGACCGCGGAAGTCGAAACCGTCGGTTGTTTCATTGGACGAATTCAGTCACCGAAAGCCGATGCCAAGGTCACCTGGTCGAATCAGATCAGCCGAATTTTCCAAAAACGGTGCGTGGAGTGCCATCGGAAGGGCGAGATCGCGCCATTCGCGTTGACGGAATACGAAGAAGTCGTCGGATGGGCCGACATGATTTTGGAAGTCGTTGGCGATCGTCGAATGCCGCCCTGGCACGCGAATCCGAAATATGGTCACTTCCTCAATGATCGAAGCATGACGAAAACCGAAGAAGACCTAATTTTCCAATGGGTTCAAGACGGAGCGCCAGAGGGCGACCCTAGTCAACTGCCGGAACCGATTTCCGATCCGGTGGCGGGCTGGCAACTTCCCCAGAAGCCGGATCTTGTAATCCCGATGGATGACAAACCTTTCGCCGTACCGGCGTCCGGTGAGGTGAAGTACAAGTATTTCCGTGTCGATCCCGAGTTCACGGAAGACAAGTGGATTCGAATGGCCGAAGTCGTTCCCGGCAACCGAGCGGTCGTGCATCACGTGCTGGTTCTTGTCCGGCCACCGCGAGAAGCCCGTTCCAACCCCATTGCCCAAAGTGAATGGCTTGTCGGATATGTGCCCGGTCTGCGCGCAAAGCCCTACCCGGATGGCATGGCGAAACTGATCCCTGCCGGCAGCGAATTCATCTTCCAAGTTCACTACACACCAAACGGTAGCCCACAAGAAGATTTGAGCCGAGTCGGTTTAGTGTTTGCCGATCCGGAGGACGTGACGCACGCCATCGTGACGACCAAGGCGGCTTACAAAAATCTGGACATTCCCCCGCATGCGGACAACCATCGTGTCGAGGCGAAATCGAAAAGTGTTCCGATTGATGTGCAACTGCTGGGATTCATGCCGCACATGCACTTGCGAGGAAAATCGTTCTCGTACGAGGCAATCTATCCCGACGGTCAAACTGAGATTCTTCTCGATGTGCCGGAATACGATTTCAATTGGCAAACGGCCTACCGCATCGAAAAACCACCGACACTTCCCGCGGGAACTAAGATGCATTGCGTTGCTCATTTCGACAACTCCGACAAGAACCTGGCGAACCCGGATCCAACGAAAAACGTCGGCTGGGGGGATCAAACATGGGAAGAAATGATGATCGGTTATTTCGACGTCGCGATTGCCGTTGACGCGAAGACCTTGAAGGTAAAGTCGGACGCTCCGAAGTTTGGTGCACTCTTAAAGGAATTGGTTCGACGAATCGACAGCAACGAGAACGGTGTTATCGACCGGTCTGAGGTCAAGAAGGAGCACGTCCTGTTGTTCAACCGGTTCGACAAAAACAAAGACGACAAACTTTCTCCCGATGAGTTGCTATTACTCGGGCGTTTCCTGCAAAATCGGGAGTGA
- a CDS encoding thioesterase family protein — MRNLKIGATQEHQFTASEAHSVQLPGLPLVLSTPHLIWHLETAAMKLLEPYLEAGELSVGTHVDVEHLAPTPMGSPVVCTARVIHVDGPTLSFHVEAHDHVDLIGRGIHKRRVLLAERMTKGILRKMASS; from the coding sequence ATGCGGAATTTGAAGATCGGGGCAACTCAAGAGCATCAATTTACGGCGAGTGAGGCACACTCTGTGCAACTCCCCGGATTGCCGTTGGTTCTTTCCACACCGCACTTGATCTGGCACTTGGAGACGGCGGCCATGAAATTGCTCGAACCGTATTTGGAAGCTGGCGAACTTTCGGTCGGGACGCATGTTGACGTCGAACACCTGGCCCCAACGCCCATGGGAAGCCCGGTTGTTTGCACGGCTCGCGTGATTCACGTGGACGGTCCGACGCTGTCGTTTCATGTGGAGGCCCACGATCATGTCGATCTGATTGGTCGAGGGATTCACAAACGCCGGGTATTGCTGGCCGAACGCATGACCAAGGGGATTCTTCGCAAGATGGCCTCTTCGTAG
- a CDS encoding Maf family protein: MRPNFPVVLGSRSPRRRELLAQLLPNGDRQIEILPPSSSDEANFAGLHGWTEIAARLQSIARTKLQDVCQQTSDRIQNPEEPRLVLTADTVIVADQPESDDQKIVLGQPPHDDWQSTVRKWFRRYLLGKPHEAATAFCLTDGQRTIEQIVRTEVTFHNLSDEWIEWYLRTGEPVGKAGGYAIQDAGSVFVSQVTGSLSNVIGLPQREVLEALCDLTLD, translated from the coding sequence ATGCGGCCGAATTTTCCTGTTGTTCTCGGTTCCCGATCGCCACGGAGACGGGAATTGCTCGCGCAGCTACTGCCCAATGGCGATCGGCAAATCGAGATTCTGCCGCCGAGTTCCAGCGACGAAGCGAACTTTGCCGGGCTGCATGGATGGACCGAAATCGCCGCCCGTTTGCAATCCATCGCGCGGACAAAACTGCAAGATGTCTGTCAGCAAACCAGCGATCGAATTCAGAACCCTGAGGAGCCACGACTCGTTCTGACAGCCGACACGGTCATTGTGGCGGATCAACCGGAGTCCGATGATCAGAAAATCGTGCTGGGCCAACCTCCGCATGACGATTGGCAATCGACAGTACGGAAATGGTTTCGACGATATCTCCTGGGAAAACCTCACGAGGCCGCCACTGCGTTTTGCCTGACAGACGGGCAACGGACAATCGAACAGATCGTGAGAACCGAAGTGACATTCCACAACTTATCAGACGAATGGATCGAGTGGTATTTGCGAACCGGCGAACCGGTGGGGAAAGCAGGGGGGTACGCCATCCAAGATGCAGGCAGCGTGTTTGTGTCGCAGGTGACGGGAAGCCTGAGCAACGTGATCGGTCTGCCGCAACGTGAAGTCCTTGAAGCACTGTGTGATTTGACATTGGACTGA
- a CDS encoding sulfatase family protein: MRFLLTWAIVGLSSLPVSAADLPNILWVSSEDNGPHLGCYGDEYADTPNIDALASRGIVYLNAWSTAPVCAPARTTIISGMYPPSLGAQHMRSMVQLPDSFKMFPQYLREAGYYCTNNSKEDYNLRKPGEVWDESSRKAHWRGRKDGQPFFSVFNFTTTHESQIRKRKGHKPVHDPAKVRVPAYHPDAPEVRQDWAQYYDKLTEMDRQVGRVLQELDDDGLRENTIVFYFGDHGAGMPRSKRWPYNSGLHVPLVVSIPEKYRSLTTEKSIANSKSNRLVAFVDFAPTVLSLAGVEPPSHMEGRAFLGRHEAGAKPFLHGFRGRMDERIDMVRTIRNQRFQYIRNYLPHRRYGEHVDYMFQTPTTKVWKARFDAGELNEQQSHFWQVKPSEELYDLRSDPDQVHNLVNSPEHAKVLRDLRIAQHDFLMETRDTGFLPEAMMHERAGNSTIYDMAHDPDRYPLREILEVADLATFRPAKQVNTKLLPKLFADDAAIRYWAVIGFTVRGEEAVRFAEDDLIERFSDDSASVAIAAAEAVARYGSKANRDAALEVLVKYADPQTKDVFTSTLALNALDIVGADAKPVWEQLQETNFNHPDFGKRMRMGGIPKNLINHIGSQVEER, encoded by the coding sequence ATGCGTTTTCTCCTCACATGGGCCATTGTCGGCCTCAGTTCCTTGCCGGTGTCAGCGGCGGATCTCCCGAACATTCTTTGGGTCAGTAGCGAAGACAACGGGCCCCACTTGGGATGTTACGGCGACGAATACGCGGACACTCCGAATATCGACGCCCTCGCCAGTCGCGGAATCGTGTACCTCAATGCCTGGTCCACCGCCCCCGTTTGCGCACCAGCCCGGACGACGATCATCTCCGGAATGTATCCGCCGAGCCTGGGGGCACAGCACATGCGGAGCATGGTCCAACTGCCGGACTCGTTCAAGATGTTCCCGCAGTATCTGCGTGAAGCCGGATACTACTGCACCAACAATTCCAAAGAAGACTACAACCTCCGCAAACCGGGCGAAGTCTGGGACGAATCGAGTCGCAAAGCCCATTGGCGTGGGCGGAAAGATGGTCAGCCGTTTTTCTCTGTCTTCAACTTCACAACGACCCACGAAAGCCAAATTCGCAAACGTAAGGGTCACAAACCGGTTCACGATCCGGCCAAAGTGCGGGTGCCCGCGTATCATCCCGATGCTCCCGAGGTTCGTCAGGATTGGGCTCAGTACTACGACAAGCTGACCGAAATGGATCGACAAGTCGGTCGCGTTTTACAGGAACTCGATGACGATGGACTGCGTGAGAACACGATTGTCTTCTACTTCGGAGACCACGGTGCGGGCATGCCACGTAGCAAACGTTGGCCGTACAATTCCGGCCTGCACGTCCCGTTGGTGGTGTCGATTCCGGAGAAATATCGTTCACTGACCACGGAGAAATCCATCGCCAACTCGAAATCGAACCGCCTGGTCGCCTTCGTTGACTTTGCTCCGACCGTGCTGAGTTTGGCCGGTGTGGAACCACCCTCGCACATGGAAGGCCGAGCATTCCTAGGACGGCACGAGGCCGGTGCAAAGCCATTCCTTCATGGTTTCCGGGGGCGGATGGACGAACGAATCGACATGGTCCGCACGATCCGCAATCAACGGTTTCAATACATCCGCAACTATCTGCCGCATCGACGATACGGCGAACACGTGGACTACATGTTCCAAACTCCAACCACGAAAGTTTGGAAAGCCCGCTTCGATGCAGGGGAGCTCAACGAACAGCAATCGCACTTCTGGCAGGTCAAACCGAGTGAAGAATTATACGATCTCCGCAGCGACCCAGACCAAGTCCACAACCTCGTCAATTCGCCGGAACACGCGAAGGTGTTACGCGACCTGCGAATCGCTCAACACGATTTTCTGATGGAAACTCGCGATACGGGATTTCTGCCCGAAGCGATGATGCACGAACGAGCCGGCAACTCAACGATCTACGACATGGCTCACGATCCCGACCGATATCCGCTTCGTGAAATCTTGGAAGTCGCCGATTTAGCGACCTTCCGCCCGGCGAAACAAGTCAACACGAAGCTACTGCCGAAATTGTTCGCGGACGATGCGGCCATTCGCTATTGGGCAGTGATCGGGTTCACAGTTCGCGGCGAAGAAGCTGTTCGATTCGCTGAAGATGACTTGATCGAACGCTTCAGCGACGACTCGGCCAGTGTTGCCATCGCAGCTGCAGAAGCCGTCGCCCGATACGGTTCAAAAGCCAATCGCGATGCAGCGTTAGAAGTACTGGTGAAATATGCCGATCCTCAGACGAAAGACGTCTTCACATCGACGCTCGCACTCAATGCACTGGATATCGTCGGTGCCGACGCAAAACCGGTTTGGGAGCAACTTCAAGAAACGAACTTCAATCACCCGGACTTCGGCAAACGCATGAGAATGGGTGGCATCCCGAAAAACCTGATCAACCACATCGGTTCACAGGTCGAGGAGCGGTAA
- a CDS encoding ABC transporter ATP-binding protein — protein MSDQPQQDSEETHDHEEGLTGGNVVVLDDGPYDEPLNVAGEPTLEVRDLCRYFGRLKAVNHVEFRAYPGQVVGFIGPNGAGKTTTMRILATLEMPTAGDAFICGHSVVDDPDKVRGILGFMPDSFGKYANMNVVEYLDFFARAYGFRGSKRRDAIERVLVFTELRKLAEKPIDTLSKGMSQRLGLGRTLIHDPEVLILDEPAAGLDPRARVELRELIGLLAKELNKTVLISSHILTELGEICNSAVIIEAGKILASGTIDEIRAMQRQKARGHSTSSTLVCRVLSRGEELERWVLEQPFVSEVKRAEQVLTFDFEGPAEPQADLLKKMIQQDFPVVEFQSKSESLEDAFMAITEGITQ, from the coding sequence ATGAGCGATCAGCCGCAACAGGACAGCGAGGAAACCCACGACCATGAAGAGGGCCTCACCGGAGGAAATGTCGTCGTACTTGACGATGGCCCGTATGACGAGCCGCTGAACGTGGCTGGCGAGCCGACATTGGAGGTTCGCGATCTGTGTCGGTATTTCGGTCGCCTCAAAGCGGTCAACCACGTCGAATTTCGAGCGTATCCCGGGCAGGTCGTCGGATTCATCGGCCCTAACGGTGCTGGGAAAACCACAACGATGAGGATCCTCGCTACGCTGGAAATGCCGACGGCGGGCGATGCGTTTATTTGCGGCCACTCGGTCGTGGATGATCCGGATAAAGTCCGCGGGATCCTTGGGTTTATGCCGGATAGTTTTGGCAAGTACGCCAACATGAACGTCGTGGAATACCTCGACTTCTTCGCTCGCGCCTACGGTTTTCGTGGTTCGAAACGACGAGATGCCATCGAGCGTGTCTTGGTCTTCACAGAGTTGAGGAAACTGGCCGAGAAGCCAATCGACACGCTTTCCAAAGGGATGTCGCAACGTTTGGGGCTCGGTCGAACGTTAATTCACGATCCGGAAGTCTTGATTCTCGATGAACCCGCCGCCGGGTTAGACCCGCGTGCTCGAGTGGAACTGCGAGAACTCATCGGCCTGCTTGCCAAAGAACTGAACAAGACTGTGCTGATCAGTTCTCACATCCTGACAGAACTTGGCGAAATCTGTAATTCTGCGGTCATCATCGAAGCTGGGAAGATTCTGGCTAGCGGGACGATCGACGAAATTCGAGCGATGCAGCGTCAGAAAGCACGTGGGCATAGCACGTCTTCCACTCTTGTTTGTCGCGTGCTTTCGCGTGGTGAAGAACTCGAACGTTGGGTGCTTGAACAACCGTTTGTATCCGAAGTCAAACGAGCAGAACAGGTGCTGACGTTTGATTTCGAGGGGCCCGCGGAACCGCAAGCCGACTTGCTCAAGAAAATGATCCAACAGGACTTCCCAGTCGTGGAATTTCAGAGCAAATCCGAAAGCCTCGAAGACGCTTTCATGGCTATTACAGAGGGCATCACGCAATAA
- a CDS encoding DUF1559 family PulG-like putative transporter — MPTPFAVQCPSCKARLKINAPDAVGKKVRCPKCETTFRVSQPKSAGPKRSKPKPPVDEFGDDEFDDFEDYEDYEDDGGFDDFESPPTRRRSASKPATSRSAKSKGKSGGSRKKKGKKKSSSSGPSPLLIGGSAAAAVLLIAILIFAFSGGSAATGSDGNVVDMTYLPQNMVGFAYVDWQQIVDSPEFSKYENTPQFQQAMKEMTAATGLTSRDAKSFTIGLVAAEPGGRAPVDDQGTVVVVRLVKPLDRSKLENDPTTSSSDYNGQQIYSSSQGGTTQLLLLENDQVIVFGQQLKTIQQVVDQGTTSPRRTQFDFVDNTQALFAAFVPPDPNAFRAEAFQGAAPQLPPMIPPNIATPLQAMMTAVQSDFIGGAIGLTPSGDRSKFKLQVQCGSSSSASTIASSGDQLLSEVSTLLEGFKAMMPPEQQTVVTDLMDGIAFDSSGQTAELSLVVPNNIADSMPGGGLPGMPSLPGFGGGGGNPVSDARDAARNAGSKNNLKQIGLAFHNYHAVYKSLPITKSEPKYFDENGQPKLSWRVHILPFLEHVPLYEQFHLDEPWDSPHNRPLVNQMPDIFKRPGSALRPGHTTYLGVKGPGAIFEQPAGLGFRDITDGLSNTIIVVEAADQNAVIWTKPGDFSYQPANPTNGLIGPSGSFNALLCDGAVRVISQTIDPQTLLHLFQRNDGNPVNF; from the coding sequence ATGCCTACTCCGTTTGCTGTGCAGTGTCCATCGTGTAAGGCACGATTGAAAATCAACGCCCCCGATGCGGTCGGGAAAAAGGTCCGTTGTCCCAAATGCGAGACGACCTTTCGCGTGAGCCAACCGAAATCCGCGGGGCCTAAACGGAGCAAACCGAAGCCGCCGGTAGATGAATTCGGTGACGATGAATTCGACGATTTCGAGGATTATGAAGACTACGAGGATGATGGTGGCTTCGACGACTTCGAATCGCCACCGACGCGACGCCGATCAGCAAGCAAACCGGCCACTAGTCGTTCGGCAAAATCGAAAGGCAAGTCCGGCGGAAGTCGGAAGAAAAAAGGCAAGAAGAAGTCGAGCAGTTCCGGTCCATCCCCATTGCTCATCGGTGGAAGTGCAGCAGCGGCTGTCCTGTTGATTGCCATTCTGATCTTTGCTTTTAGCGGTGGAAGTGCGGCTACGGGGTCGGACGGCAACGTGGTCGATATGACCTATCTGCCCCAGAACATGGTGGGATTTGCCTATGTCGATTGGCAGCAGATTGTCGATTCTCCGGAGTTCTCGAAGTACGAGAACACCCCGCAATTCCAGCAGGCCATGAAAGAAATGACGGCTGCCACAGGATTGACGAGTCGAGATGCAAAAAGTTTTACAATCGGATTAGTTGCGGCGGAACCGGGCGGGCGAGCCCCTGTGGATGACCAGGGCACCGTCGTTGTTGTGCGTCTGGTCAAACCTCTGGATCGATCCAAATTGGAGAACGATCCAACAACAAGCAGCAGCGACTACAACGGCCAACAGATTTATTCATCGAGCCAAGGCGGTACAACCCAATTGTTGCTACTGGAGAACGATCAGGTGATCGTTTTTGGCCAGCAGTTGAAGACCATCCAACAAGTTGTCGATCAAGGAACGACATCGCCGCGGCGAACACAATTCGACTTTGTGGATAACACGCAAGCACTCTTTGCCGCGTTCGTTCCGCCGGATCCGAATGCGTTTCGAGCGGAGGCATTCCAAGGAGCGGCCCCGCAACTGCCACCGATGATTCCCCCGAACATCGCGACACCATTACAAGCCATGATGACGGCCGTTCAAAGTGACTTCATCGGTGGTGCAATCGGTTTAACTCCGTCTGGTGATCGCAGCAAGTTTAAGCTGCAGGTGCAATGCGGTTCTTCTTCGAGCGCAAGCACGATTGCCAGTTCCGGCGATCAATTGCTCTCTGAGGTCAGCACGCTGCTCGAGGGGTTCAAAGCGATGATGCCGCCGGAGCAGCAAACTGTCGTGACGGACCTGATGGATGGTATCGCGTTCGACTCCAGCGGCCAAACAGCGGAACTCAGCCTGGTTGTTCCCAATAATATTGCCGATTCCATGCCCGGTGGCGGTCTGCCTGGGATGCCGTCGCTTCCTGGCTTCGGCGGTGGTGGAGGCAATCCTGTGTCGGACGCCAGAGATGCCGCGCGAAACGCTGGCAGCAAGAACAATCTCAAGCAGATTGGGCTGGCATTCCATAACTATCATGCGGTCTACAAATCGCTGCCGATCACCAAGAGTGAACCGAAATACTTCGACGAAAATGGCCAGCCGAAATTGAGCTGGCGGGTTCACATTCTGCCGTTCCTCGAACATGTGCCATTGTATGAACAATTTCATCTCGACGAGCCTTGGGACAGCCCCCACAACCGCCCGCTCGTGAATCAGATGCCCGATATTTTCAAGAGGCCCGGATCGGCTTTGCGACCTGGCCACACCACATATCTTGGGGTCAAAGGGCCAGGGGCGATTTTTGAACAACCTGCGGGTTTGGGATTTCGTGACATTACCGATGGGTTGTCAAATACGATCATCGTGGTTGAAGCGGCTGACCAAAACGCTGTGATTTGGACCAAGCCGGGCGATTTCAGCTACCAACCCGCGAACCCGACGAATGGTTTAATCGGTCCCTCAGGAAGTTTCAACGCCCTGCTCTGCGATGGAGCTGTGCGTGTCATTTCCCAAACCATCGATCCTCAAACTCTGTTGCATTTGTTCCAGCGAAATGACGGAAACCCTGTCAATTTCTAG
- a CDS encoding 4'-phosphopantetheinyl transferase family protein: protein MTFPPRPQSTQLANGDCVVAWLRPELVHGSRAIQECERILCSDELVRYRRFLRPADRHRFLVAHTLKRIWLSKFLQTPADRLRFEIDQFGKPSLLGDHHRRLAFNLSHTTGLVACAIADAGTVGIDVEDCSRAINIEIGKTVYSESEMNAMRALEECEQRNRFFQLWTYKEAYSKARGLGFQLPMKQCEFHFPPEQSVQPKFGADVHDDPSRWRFVSRLIEPNHRCAVAVPIERESPGRVDFYEFSERDLRAEPE from the coding sequence TTGACGTTTCCTCCTCGACCTCAATCAACTCAGCTTGCCAACGGAGACTGTGTCGTCGCTTGGCTCCGTCCGGAACTTGTCCACGGTTCCCGAGCGATCCAGGAGTGTGAGCGGATTTTGTGTTCGGACGAATTAGTGCGGTATCGGCGATTTCTTCGACCGGCCGATCGGCATCGGTTTTTGGTGGCTCACACATTGAAACGGATTTGGCTCAGCAAATTCTTGCAAACTCCCGCCGATCGTTTGCGATTTGAAATCGACCAGTTTGGGAAACCTTCGCTGTTGGGTGACCATCACCGTCGTCTTGCATTCAATCTGTCCCATACGACTGGCCTGGTGGCCTGCGCTATTGCCGACGCTGGGACCGTAGGGATTGATGTCGAAGATTGCTCTCGGGCAATTAATATCGAGATCGGCAAAACGGTCTACTCGGAATCCGAGATGAACGCGATGCGTGCTCTGGAGGAATGCGAACAACGTAACCGTTTTTTTCAACTCTGGACCTACAAAGAAGCGTACTCGAAGGCGCGAGGTTTGGGGTTTCAACTGCCCATGAAGCAATGTGAATTTCACTTTCCGCCCGAGCAGTCCGTTCAGCCGAAGTTTGGGGCCGACGTGCATGACGATCCGAGTCGCTGGCGGTTCGTGTCCCGATTAATCGAGCCGAACCATCGTTGTGCCGTGGCGGTGCCGATCGAACGGGAGAGCCCCGGTCGCGTGGATTTCTATGAGTTCTCGGAGCGAGACTTGCGAGCCGAACCGGAATAA
- a CDS encoding TIGR01777 family oxidoreductase → MPKFTQTVSIPVPAEFLYQWHSNPGAFERLAPPWESVEVSQPLERLEDGQQTEIRVGVVGPIKQRWLAELKNVQPGRQFEDTQLAGPFAAWHHRHLMTPAGDESSILTDDIEYRVPFGFLGAAFGGGIVRRKLRRMFDFRHRVTKADAMTHFRTQQKHPDRQPMKVLISGRSGLVGSELATFLTSGGHSVAGLTRSPDKQGETVAWDPQEGTIDSTAIADQGFDSVVHLAGESIQGRWTKDKKRRIRNSRTEGTRLLCESLAAMENPPKTLVCASAIGYYGDRGDEELTEDSPPGESFLADVCQEWEAACEPAREKGIRVVNVRIGVVLTPKGGALSKVLTPFKLGGGGKVGSGKQWWSWIAIEDLVGIIHHALTEDDLSGPINATAPNPVTNKEFTKTLGKVLSRPTIIPLPGFAAKLALGEMADELLLASAKVLPNRTLESGYSFRYPELEPALRHLLGK, encoded by the coding sequence ATGCCGAAATTTACACAAACGGTCTCAATCCCTGTCCCCGCGGAGTTCCTCTACCAATGGCATTCCAACCCGGGTGCGTTTGAGCGACTGGCTCCGCCGTGGGAGAGTGTGGAAGTCTCGCAACCGTTGGAGAGACTCGAAGATGGCCAGCAGACGGAAATCCGTGTCGGTGTCGTCGGGCCGATCAAACAAAGATGGTTGGCGGAACTGAAAAACGTGCAACCGGGTCGGCAATTCGAAGATACACAGTTAGCCGGCCCATTCGCCGCATGGCATCATCGGCATCTGATGACGCCCGCCGGTGATGAATCAAGCATCCTGACAGACGATATCGAATATCGCGTCCCGTTCGGTTTTCTTGGTGCAGCGTTCGGCGGCGGGATCGTGCGACGAAAATTGCGACGCATGTTTGATTTTCGTCATCGCGTCACGAAAGCCGACGCTATGACTCATTTTCGGACTCAACAAAAACATCCAGATCGGCAACCCATGAAAGTTTTAATCAGCGGACGAAGCGGATTGGTCGGCTCGGAACTCGCAACGTTTCTGACATCCGGCGGTCATTCCGTCGCGGGTCTGACGCGCAGTCCGGACAAGCAGGGAGAAACCGTCGCCTGGGATCCCCAGGAAGGGACGATCGACTCAACAGCGATTGCTGACCAAGGGTTCGATTCCGTCGTGCACTTGGCTGGAGAGTCGATTCAGGGGCGTTGGACGAAAGACAAGAAACGTCGAATCAGAAACAGCCGGACCGAGGGTACCCGACTACTCTGTGAAAGCCTTGCGGCCATGGAGAACCCTCCCAAGACTTTGGTGTGCGCCTCCGCAATTGGCTATTATGGCGACCGTGGGGATGAAGAGCTGACCGAAGACAGCCCACCGGGTGAGAGTTTCTTGGCCGATGTCTGCCAAGAGTGGGAAGCCGCGTGCGAACCGGCCCGCGAGAAGGGCATTCGTGTAGTCAATGTGCGAATTGGCGTGGTACTCACACCGAAAGGCGGAGCGTTGTCTAAGGTGCTCACGCCATTCAAACTCGGCGGTGGTGGGAAGGTTGGAAGTGGCAAACAATGGTGGAGTTGGATCGCGATCGAAGATCTTGTTGGCATCATCCATCATGCATTGACCGAAGACGATCTTTCCGGCCCGATCAACGCGACCGCCCCGAATCCAGTGACCAACAAAGAATTCACAAAAACTCTCGGCAAAGTGCTCTCCCGACCAACCATCATTCCGCTACCGGGTTTTGCGGCGAAGTTGGCACTTGGTGAAATGGCAGACGAACTCCTGCTCGCAAGTGCCAAGGTGTTACCAAATCGGACGCTCGAAAGCGGATACAGCTTTCGCTACCCGGAACTCGAACCGGCGTTGCGTCATTTGCTCGGCAAATAG